The Chlamydiales bacterium STE3 DNA window TTATCTTGCTAGGATATCGAGCTACGATACGTCAATTTCTAATTTCTTTTAATTCTTTCGTTAACTTTCTTCCCGTCTACCCTCTACAGGACTTAAGGTCCATGGAGAAGGAGAATGGAAAGTCAAGGTGCACGGGAAGGGGAAACGCAGGACATGGAGAAAATTGCACATTGGAATAGATGCAAAAACCCAGGATATTATCTGCTGTGAGCTGACACGTAATGATAAAGGAGATGCTGAGATAGCAGAAGAGATGCTAGGAAAATTACCTTGCAAGGTGAAATCTGTGAGAGGTGATGGAGCTTATGACCCCAGTAGATTTCGTAAGAAGGTCCATGATAAAGGAGGGACTTGCATTGTCCCGCCGCCAAAAGATGCAGTATACAAAGGTAGGAAGGAGTTGGGCTGGGAAAAAGAACGGGATGATGCGATTGCCACAATTTACGGACTTGGTAGGGATAAGATGGGCAGAAAACTTTGGAAGATAGGTTTGGGTTACCACGAAAGGTCGTTGGTGGAGACGGCAATGTTTAGGGTTAAGAAGCTGTTGGGAGATGGATTGAAAGCTCGTTCAATGGGATCTCAGAAGACAGAAGCTATTTGCAAGTGTATGGTAATTAACAAGATGAATAATCTTGGAATGCCAAGGTTTGAATGGGTGTTTGAAGAGGCCTAAAGGCTGTATAGGGTTAGGTTGAACCTGTACCTTAGTTGGCAACCATATATTTTATGCTGTGAGGGCTATTGTGCAACAAGGCCGAACTTAAAGAATATCTATGTAATCAGTTCTTCCCAGTTGCATCTAATCGCACCTTGGTTTAAAGTGCATGAAAAACAGCTCAAGAACTATGGATTGCTACGCCTACTGTACTGCCCCTTCCTACTTAATAAAGCCATTATTTGAACATTACCGAACGCGGTATGCTACTTCGTTATATCGAGAAGCTTTACATATTGAAATTCCTCAACCTGGAGAAAGCGCTCACATTTTTTGCTTTCCCTATGGAGCAAGTGTTTTCTGGGGGCTACCACCCGAAAAAATTACTCAATTTCTTGAAGAAATTTGCCCATTTGAGGGAGGAAAATTAGATGAAGTGGAAATTGATGCCTTCACCTATTCTTATGCAAAAAATGCCAAAGTTGCTGAGGATGAAATTTATCTACCAGATCGAGAAGTTAGGACAAAGCTGGCATTTTCTCATGGATTAGCTCAGTCGGTCAAATTGGGATCTTTTGAAACTACAACGCTAAAAACATTCAATAGTGCCCAAAATATTCCTGAAAATTTAGCAGCTCGCGGAAAAATTCCCCTTTCTAGGAAAGAAATTAGACACAAAATGGGGAAATTATTTGTTGAAAGAAGTTCCATTAACTTACACGTGAATGTCTTAGACATGCCAGAGATATTCTGGGAACATCCGGAAATAGAACCTTACTATAATTTGATCGCCAATTATTTAGACATTAAAACGCGGGTCGAAGTCCTCACTAAAAGACTGGAAATTATCCATGAACTCTTCGAAATGCTAGGCAGCGAACTCAACCATCAACATTCTAGTCGTCTCGAAATCACGATTATTTTGCTGATAGTAGTTGAGGTAGTAATACTTCTTCTCCATGAGATTTTTTAATCCGCTCATAATGCCTAATGAGCAATGCAGCGTAAATGCTTCCGCATACTCTCTGGGAAAGTAGATGCTTTGAAGAGTATAAAGCTCTGCAATCTTCTGTAAATCTTCGACGCCCCTCTTCAATGCCATAATGTGCGTTATATTTTTCCTGAAGCACCTCACGCGACTGAAGAATTTTTTGATAGCTTGCCAGAATTTTTTTTCGAATTTTTTTACGATGAGTAGAAATAATTTTAGACGGCGATTTTAAAATATTAAAATCAAATTCAGGGTTCTTTATTCTCATTTCTAAAAAATAAAGAATCCAAACCCCGCACTGATAACAATCAGATTGTAATTTCTTATTTAGCTTTGCAACTAATGAAAAAGGACGGCCTTCAGTGCTTTTATTTAAATGAGAAGCAAATGCAGCAAGATTTTCTTTTAGTTTTGGTGTAATGCCTGCATAACGGCTATCATAGTACTCAATGGTACGATTTTCTGTATTTACAATAAGTAAAACCCAATGATTGCCTGTATTAATGGCAATAGGATACAGTGTGAACGTGGGATCACTAAAATCTTTGATCATTAAGTCTTCAAAAGTTTCCTGCATAGGTCCCACAACATAATCTGGACCAAGATATGCAAATTTTGAGTATAGATAGTAGAAATAAGTTTGGATGTGCGAAGTATCTAACCAAGCTCTATCTGTAAAATTATACTCCTCGACTTGGCGGTCAATCTCTGTACGCGAAGTGGGCTTCACTTCTGAAAAAACACCATCTATTCGGCTATCATTTTGACTTGTTTTTAGAGAAACGCTACGGTTTGAGAGGTCACCTTTTGCCTCTTTCTGTGCAAAACAGCCTCATGACTTAACGATCAAGCAGACAAGCTGCACGATGCCGAAAGAGAGAAGCCCGAGCCAATTGTCAATCCCCAGGCGATGCGCTTATCTGCTTTATTCTCACAGCGTTGAGGAAAAAGAATAGTTTGAACAAAGTTTTTAGTATAAATGCCCATAAAACTAATGTTATCCCTTTTAAATTAAGCTTTGATAAAGAAAGGTAAATTTTATGATATATTTTTAGCTTGCTTCAGCTGCTTCTTCCAATTTATCGATATCGAGATTACCAATTAGTTTTAAATTACGATTGATTTTATCTATTTTCCAATTCCACCAAGCTATATTTTGAAGACGTTCAATAGTTTTATCGTCGAAACGCATTTTTACAACTTTAGCAGGATTGCCGG harbors:
- a CDS encoding Uncharacterized protein (Product derived from UniProtKB/Trembl:N9N564), with the translated sequence MHGKGKRRTWRKLHIGIDAKTQDIICCELTRNDKGDAEIAEEMLGKLPCKVKSVRGDGAYDPSRFRKKVHDKGGTCIVPPPKDAVYKGRKELGWEKERDDAIATIYGLGRDKMGRKLWKIGLGYHERSLVETAMFRVKKLLGDGLKARSMGSQKTEAICKCMVINKMNNLGMPRFEWVFEEA
- a CDS encoding hypothetical protein (Product derived from UniProtKB/Trembl:Q6MED4); translated protein: MKNSSRTMDCYAYCTAPSYLIKPLFEHYRTRYATSLYREALHIEIPQPGESAHIFCFPYGASVFWGLPPEKITQFLEEICPFEGGKLDEVEIDAFTYSYAKNAKVAEDEIYLPDREVRTKLAFSHGLAQSVKLGSFETTTLKTFNSAQNIPENLAARGKIPLSRKEIRHKMGKLFVERSSINLHVNVLDMPEIFWEHPEIEPYYNLIANYLDIKTRVEVLTKRLEIIHELFEMLGSELNHQHSSRLEITIILLIVVEVVILLLHEIF